A window of the Synechococcus sp. M16.1 genome harbors these coding sequences:
- a CDS encoding Hsp20/alpha crystallin family protein, with the protein MLTLRQSPFDLFERLEQQLATAERVPNAEIRETETSYTVQLELPGVDRDSIDVKATDRNLVISAERPATGSDDSNAPLLSEFRSGTWSRSFRFPQSLDRDQLKASYRDGILEINAGKAVEHTSVSVKVES; encoded by the coding sequence ATGCTGACCCTGCGCCAATCCCCCTTTGATCTGTTCGAGCGTCTCGAACAACAACTGGCCACCGCTGAGCGCGTTCCCAACGCCGAAATCCGCGAAACCGAGACCAGCTACACCGTGCAACTGGAACTGCCCGGGGTGGACCGCGACTCGATCGACGTCAAGGCCACCGATCGCAACCTGGTGATCAGCGCTGAACGCCCAGCCACAGGCAGCGATGACAGCAACGCACCGCTGCTGAGCGAATTCCGCAGCGGCACCTGGAGCCGCAGCTTCCGTTTCCCCCAGAGCCTCGATCGCGACCAGCTCAAGGCCAGTTATCGGGACGGCATTCTTGAAATCAACGCCGGCAAAGCGGTGGAACACACCAGCGTTTCGGTGAAGGTGGAGAGCTGA
- a CDS encoding SWIM zinc finger family protein, which yields MTLSNGSSNGITAIGDDGLGQQPWWVEQWMELINGYRFKKRLERAWGYAREGHVTSIRFEGRRVHARVQGTDEAPYKVKLWLDVLNDEDWGYVLEALTQKARWSAQLLAGIMPSDIERAFAASGKRLFPFKLQEVRSECSCPDKANPCKHISAVYFLMGDRFSEDPFVLFQLRGRNRARLLEDLAEHRRKALAERAAAAKEENKASTSEEATPLPPHAAVQDPALWWRYNRSLDGDLVVITPAMEGDTGLDAAGELPLAEDPRFADARSTFLNNLKAHGQASAQKAMLQAMAAGS from the coding sequence ATGACCCTCAGCAACGGCAGCAGCAACGGCATCACCGCCATCGGCGACGACGGCCTGGGCCAACAGCCCTGGTGGGTGGAGCAGTGGATGGAGCTGATCAACGGCTACCGCTTCAAGAAACGGTTGGAGCGGGCCTGGGGCTACGCCCGTGAAGGCCATGTGACCTCGATCCGCTTCGAAGGCCGCCGCGTGCATGCCCGCGTTCAGGGCACCGATGAAGCGCCCTACAAGGTGAAGCTCTGGCTGGATGTGCTCAACGATGAGGACTGGGGCTATGTGCTGGAAGCGCTGACCCAGAAAGCCCGCTGGTCGGCCCAGCTGCTGGCGGGGATCATGCCCTCCGACATCGAACGGGCCTTTGCCGCCAGCGGCAAACGCCTGTTCCCGTTCAAGTTGCAGGAGGTGCGCAGCGAGTGCAGCTGCCCCGACAAAGCCAACCCCTGCAAACACATCAGCGCGGTGTATTTCCTGATGGGGGATCGCTTCAGTGAAGACCCCTTCGTGCTGTTCCAACTGCGGGGCCGCAACCGGGCTCGGCTGCTGGAAGACCTGGCAGAGCACCGGCGCAAGGCCCTGGCCGAGCGGGCGGCGGCAGCCAAGGAGGAGAACAAAGCCAGCACATCTGAAGAGGCAACACCGCTGCCGCCCCATGCGGCGGTGCAGGACCCGGCCCTGTGGTGGCGCTACAACCGCAGCCTCGATGGCGACCTGGTGGTGATCACCCCAGCCATGGAGGGCGACACGGGCCTCGATGCCGCCGGAGAGCTGCCGCTGGCCGAAGACCCACGCTTCGCCGATGCGCGCAGCACCTTCCTGAACAACCTCAAGGCCCATGGCCAGGCCAGTGCCCAGAAGGCGATGCTGCAGGCCATGGCAGCCGGCAGCTGA
- a CDS encoding DEAD/DEAH box helicase, translating into MSLLHATWLPAIRTSSSSGQPALLVWADTWRVATPEGPGLTPALHPFTLSHEDLRAWLSERDLLPGGCIDATACLTLPSRTVKPRKSRSKKEEPTPEPPGWTGLPMQAGEPIPKQTEWWPWQVQGLAVEPSAATEWLSRLPLSGTNPDLADELRWWSHLQRWALSLVARGRWIPQMELSKGEGYPHRARWVPLLNREEDRRRLEDLAASLPLVATCALPWREPLGRRSNRTTRLRPEAMRAANPVASCRPRSGRLRVATLLEDLVDAQLRKDFEPSTDGLNPLLTLWQEALGSETGVIEIGDEEAERLATASHHWREGIAGGFAAARTCLELHTPPDGEDLWELRFGLQAEADPSLKLPAAAAWASGAEMLQLGEIQVDQPGEVLLEGLGRALTVFPPIERGLESATPDTMQLTPAEAFVLVRTAARQLRDAGVGVELPPSLSGGLASRLGLSIKAELPERSRGFTLGECLDWEWDLMIGGVTLTLRELERLSGKRSPLVRHKGAWIELRPNDLKNAERFCGAKPELSLDDALRLTGTEGELLMRMPVHRFDAGPRLQSVLEQYHQQKAPDPLPAPEGFSGQLRPYQERGLGWLAFLHRFDQGACLADDMGLGKTIQLLAFLQHLKAEQELKRPVLLVAPTSVLTNWRREAESFTPELRVTEHYGPRRPSTPAELKKALKEVDLVLTSYGLLQRDSELLETQDWQGVVIDEAQAIKNPGAKQSQAARDLARPGRSKSNRFRIALTGTPVENRVSELWALMDFLNPKVLGEEDFFRQRYRMPIERYGDMSSLRDLKGRVGPFILRRLKTDKTIISDLPEKVELSEWVGLSKEQKSLYSKTVEDTLDAIARAPRGQRHGQVLALLTRLKQICNHPALALSEGAVDDGFLGRSAKLQRLEEILDEVIEAGDRALLFTQFAEWGHLLQAWMQQRWKSEVPFLHGGTRKSERQAMVDRFQEDPRGPQLFLLSLKAGGVGLNLTRASHVFHIDRWWNPAVENQATDRAYRIGQTNRVMVHKFITSGSVEEKIDRMIREKSRLAEDVIGSGEDWLGSLGGDQLRDLVALEDT; encoded by the coding sequence ATGAGCCTGCTGCACGCCACCTGGCTTCCCGCCATCCGCACCTCCAGCAGTTCCGGTCAACCGGCACTGCTTGTTTGGGCTGACACCTGGCGGGTGGCCACACCGGAAGGCCCCGGCCTCACCCCCGCGCTGCACCCCTTCACCCTCAGCCATGAAGACCTCAGGGCCTGGCTGAGCGAACGCGACCTTTTGCCGGGCGGCTGCATTGATGCCACGGCCTGTCTCACCCTGCCGAGCCGCACGGTGAAGCCGCGCAAAAGCCGCAGCAAAAAAGAGGAGCCAACACCGGAACCACCTGGCTGGACCGGGCTACCGATGCAGGCCGGCGAACCGATCCCCAAGCAAACCGAATGGTGGCCCTGGCAGGTGCAAGGGCTCGCGGTGGAACCATCAGCTGCGACGGAGTGGCTGTCCCGATTGCCCCTCTCCGGCACCAATCCAGACCTGGCTGACGAGCTGCGCTGGTGGAGCCATCTACAGCGCTGGGCCCTGAGCCTGGTGGCCCGGGGCCGCTGGATTCCCCAGATGGAGCTCAGCAAAGGGGAGGGTTATCCGCATCGGGCCCGCTGGGTGCCGCTGCTCAACCGGGAAGAAGACCGGCGCCGGCTGGAGGATCTGGCGGCCAGCCTGCCGCTTGTGGCCACCTGTGCCTTGCCCTGGCGAGAACCCCTTGGGCGCCGCAGCAACCGCACCACCCGGTTGCGACCGGAGGCCATGCGGGCCGCCAACCCTGTGGCCAGCTGCCGGCCCCGCAGCGGACGCCTGCGGGTGGCGACGCTGCTGGAAGACCTGGTGGACGCGCAGCTGCGCAAGGACTTTGAACCATCCACCGATGGGCTTAATCCCCTGCTGACCCTCTGGCAGGAGGCCCTGGGGTCGGAGACCGGGGTGATCGAGATCGGTGATGAAGAGGCCGAACGCCTGGCCACCGCCAGCCATCACTGGAGGGAAGGCATCGCCGGCGGTTTTGCTGCGGCCCGCACCTGCCTTGAGCTGCACACCCCGCCGGATGGGGAAGATCTCTGGGAGCTGCGCTTCGGGCTGCAGGCGGAAGCCGACCCCAGCCTGAAGCTCCCGGCAGCCGCAGCCTGGGCCTCCGGCGCCGAGATGCTGCAACTCGGGGAGATCCAGGTGGATCAACCGGGCGAAGTGCTGCTGGAGGGCCTGGGACGAGCCCTCACGGTGTTCCCACCGATCGAACGGGGGCTGGAGAGCGCGACGCCGGACACGATGCAGCTGACCCCTGCCGAAGCCTTCGTGCTGGTGCGCACGGCTGCCCGCCAGCTGCGGGATGCCGGCGTGGGGGTGGAGCTGCCGCCGAGCCTCTCCGGCGGCCTGGCCAGCCGGCTGGGCCTGTCGATCAAGGCCGAACTCCCGGAACGCTCCCGCGGCTTCACCCTGGGCGAATGTCTGGACTGGGAGTGGGATCTGATGATCGGCGGGGTGACGCTCACCCTGCGGGAACTGGAGCGTCTGAGCGGCAAGCGCAGCCCCTTGGTGCGCCACAAGGGGGCCTGGATCGAACTGCGGCCCAACGACCTCAAGAACGCCGAACGCTTCTGTGGCGCGAAACCGGAACTGAGCCTCGATGACGCGCTGCGGCTGACAGGAACGGAAGGGGAACTGCTGATGCGGATGCCGGTGCATCGCTTCGACGCCGGCCCAAGGCTCCAGTCGGTGCTGGAGCAATACCACCAGCAGAAGGCGCCCGATCCCCTGCCGGCTCCTGAGGGATTCAGCGGTCAGCTGCGGCCCTATCAGGAGCGGGGCCTCGGCTGGCTCGCCTTCCTGCACCGCTTCGACCAGGGGGCCTGCCTGGCTGACGACATGGGCTTGGGCAAAACCATCCAGCTGCTGGCGTTTCTGCAGCACCTCAAAGCAGAGCAGGAACTGAAGCGCCCGGTGCTGCTGGTGGCCCCCACCTCGGTGCTCACCAACTGGCGACGGGAGGCGGAATCGTTCACCCCGGAGTTGAGGGTCACCGAGCATTACGGCCCCCGCCGCCCCTCCACACCGGCCGAACTCAAGAAAGCGTTGAAGGAGGTGGATCTGGTGCTCACCAGTTACGGACTCCTGCAACGGGACAGCGAACTGCTGGAAACCCAGGACTGGCAGGGGGTGGTGATTGACGAAGCCCAGGCGATCAAGAACCCCGGCGCCAAACAGAGCCAGGCCGCCCGGGATCTGGCCCGACCCGGCCGCAGCAAAAGCAACCGCTTCCGCATCGCCCTCACCGGCACCCCCGTGGAGAACCGGGTGAGCGAACTGTGGGCCTTGATGGACTTCCTCAACCCCAAGGTGCTGGGGGAAGAGGACTTCTTCCGCCAGCGCTACCGGATGCCGATCGAGCGGTATGGGGACATGTCGTCCCTGCGGGACCTCAAAGGCCGCGTGGGTCCGTTCATCCTGCGCCGGCTGAAAACAGACAAAACGATCATTTCCGATCTGCCGGAGAAGGTGGAGCTGAGCGAATGGGTGGGGCTGAGCAAGGAGCAGAAATCCCTGTACAGCAAGACCGTGGAAGACACCCTCGATGCCATTGCACGGGCACCGCGCGGGCAGCGCCACGGGCAGGTGCTGGCCCTGCTCACCCGGTTGAAACAGATCTGCAACCACCCCGCCCTGGCCCTGAGCGAAGGGGCCGTGGACGATGGCTTCCTGGGCCGTTCGGCCAAGCTGCAGCGGCTTGAGGAAATCCTCGATGAGGTGATCGAAGCGGGCGATCGGGCCCTGCTGTTCACCCAGTTCGCCGAATGGGGGCATCTGCTGCAGGCCTGGATGCAGCAGCGCTGGAAATCAGAGGTGCCCTTCCTGCACGGCGGCACCCGCAAGAGCGAGCGCCAGGCGATGGTGGATCGCTTCCAGGAGGATCCCCGCGGTCCGCAGTTGTTCTTGCTCTCGTTGAAAGCAGGTGGTGTGGGCCTCAACCTCACCCGGGCCAGCCACGTGTTCCACATCGACCGCTGGTGGAACCCAGCTGTGGAGAACCAGGCCACCGACCGGGCCTATCGGATCGGCCAGACCAACCGGGTGATGGTGCACAAATTCATCACCAGCGGCTCGGTGGAGGAAAAGATCGATCGCATGATCCGCGAAAAATCACGCCTGGCTGAGGATGTGATCGGCTCCGGCGAGGATTGGCTGGGAAGCCTCGGTGGCGATCAATTGCGCGATCTCGTCGCCTTGGAGGACACCTGA
- a CDS encoding MEKHLA domain-containing protein gives MAREAAWLTADKQRLAAVLLQSHQRAFSRPLIASAQPGQPKRLLCQNLFACGFPVLAHGTEQDPSLSYANAAALQLWDSHWDGLIGMPSRLTAPDSERAERSSALGQAKRLDAVQNYRGIRISRKGRRFMINKARIWTLWDAEERICGQAACFSDWWWL, from the coding sequence ATGGCCCGTGAAGCCGCCTGGCTCACCGCCGACAAACAAAGGCTCGCCGCAGTGCTGCTGCAATCGCATCAACGGGCCTTCAGCAGGCCGCTGATCGCCTCCGCCCAACCGGGCCAGCCGAAGCGGCTGCTTTGCCAGAACCTGTTTGCCTGCGGCTTTCCGGTGCTGGCTCACGGCACTGAGCAGGATCCCTCACTCAGTTACGCCAACGCTGCGGCCCTGCAGCTGTGGGACAGCCACTGGGATGGGCTGATTGGCATGCCCTCACGGCTCACCGCCCCGGACAGCGAACGGGCGGAACGCAGCAGCGCCCTGGGCCAGGCCAAACGCCTCGATGCCGTGCAGAACTATCGCGGCATTCGCATCAGCCGCAAAGGGCGGCGATTCATGATCAACAAGGCCCGGATCTGGACCCTCTGGGATGCAGAAGAGCGGATCTGCGGCCAGGCGGCCTGCTTCAGCGACTGGTGGTGGCTTTAA